A single window of [Clostridium] hylemonae DSM 15053 DNA harbors:
- the mmsA gene encoding multiple monosaccharide ABC transporter ATP-binding protein — protein sequence MNRLLMEMKGITKTFPGVKALDNVNLQVEEGEIHALVGENGAGKSTLMNILSGVYPFGSYEGDIFYEGERCEFQKIKDSEKKGIVIIHQELALVPYMTIGENMFLGNERGSRYNVNWNDTFSQSEELLKTVGLSEAPQTLVKDIGVGKQQLVEIAKALAKDVRLLILDEPTASLNESDSKKLLNLLLTLKKQGMTSIIISHKLNEIAYVADKITVLRDGMTIETLENKEHIIDEDRIIRGMVGRELTNRFPPREHASIGDVSLDIRNWTVHHPLAPERKVVDNVSMYVRRGEVVGISGLMGAGRTEFAMSVFGKSYGVNISGEMTLGGKKVKLNSVQQAIDSKLAYITEDRKGNGLILSNPIRVNTTLAKMDKVSRFGVIDKNKEYEVAEDYREKLRTKTPTVEQNVGNLSGGNQQKVLLGKWMFTEPDIMILDEPTRGIDVGAKYEIYSIINSLAEEGKSIIMISSELPEILGMCDRIYIMNQGKFVGELDRAEATQEKIMTLILKQGREQ from the coding sequence TTGAACAGGTTATTAATGGAAATGAAGGGGATCACCAAAACCTTTCCCGGTGTGAAAGCTCTTGACAATGTAAATCTGCAGGTGGAAGAAGGAGAGATACATGCCCTCGTCGGAGAAAACGGCGCCGGAAAATCTACCTTGATGAATATATTAAGCGGCGTCTATCCATTTGGCAGTTATGAAGGAGATATCTTCTATGAAGGAGAGCGGTGCGAATTTCAGAAGATCAAAGACAGTGAGAAAAAAGGAATCGTCATCATACACCAGGAGCTGGCGCTCGTTCCGTACATGACCATCGGCGAAAATATGTTCCTGGGCAATGAAAGAGGCAGCCGTTATAACGTGAACTGGAATGACACATTCAGTCAGTCGGAAGAACTGTTAAAGACAGTCGGGCTGTCCGAGGCGCCTCAGACATTGGTAAAGGATATTGGCGTCGGCAAACAGCAGCTTGTGGAGATCGCCAAGGCTCTGGCAAAAGACGTCAGACTTCTGATCCTGGACGAGCCGACGGCATCTCTGAACGAATCAGACTCCAAAAAACTGCTGAACCTGCTGCTGACACTGAAAAAGCAGGGCATGACATCGATCATCATTTCCCACAAATTAAATGAGATCGCCTATGTTGCGGATAAGATCACCGTGCTGCGGGACGGAATGACGATCGAGACGCTGGAGAACAAGGAGCATATTATTGACGAAGACCGGATCATCAGAGGCATGGTCGGGCGCGAACTGACGAACCGTTTCCCGCCAAGGGAACATGCGTCGATCGGAGACGTGAGCCTGGACATCCGAAACTGGACCGTACACCACCCGCTCGCCCCGGAACGCAAGGTTGTCGATAACGTGAGCATGTATGTCAGACGGGGAGAGGTAGTCGGCATCTCCGGATTGATGGGAGCCGGGCGCACCGAGTTTGCCATGAGTGTATTCGGAAAGAGTTATGGCGTCAATATAAGCGGCGAGATGACACTCGGCGGGAAAAAGGTAAAGCTGAATTCCGTTCAGCAGGCCATTGACAGCAAGCTTGCGTATATCACCGAGGACCGGAAAGGGAACGGGCTTATCTTAAGCAATCCGATCCGGGTAAACACGACGCTTGCGAAGATGGATAAAGTGAGCCGGTTCGGTGTCATTGATAAGAATAAAGAGTATGAGGTGGCTGAGGATTACAGGGAAAAGCTGCGCACAAAGACTCCGACTGTGGAGCAGAATGTGGGCAATTTAAGCGGGGGCAACCAGCAGAAAGTCCTGCTTGGCAAATGGATGTTTACCGAGCCGGACATTATGATCCTGGACGAGCCGACAAGGGGGATCGATGTGGGGGCCAAATATGAGATATACAGTATTATCAATTCGCTTGCAGAAGAAGGAAAGTCCATTATCATGATCTCTTCCGAACTCCCGGAGATTCTCGGTATGTGCGACCGGATCTATATCATGAACCAGGGAAAGTTCGTAGGAGAACTTGACCGGGCGGAGGCGACCCAGGAAAAAATCATGACACTTATATTAAAGCAGGGAAGAGAGCAGTAA
- the mmsB gene encoding multiple monosaccharide ABC transporter permease, translating into MNSVKDVLKKNTMLFILLIVALFFGWKTNGVLFDPQNVTNLIAQNGHVVILAVGMLLCILTGGNIDLSVGSVVAFIGAVAGKLMVTYKMNFGLVIVICLVLGILIGMWQGFWIAYIRIPSFIVTLAGMLLWRGVALIILDGLTISPFPDDFKMIFNSYIANPFGGSINLMCLLAAVLACLAYIFVVVNSRRNRQRKGYAVEKLAPSVGKTAVICLVILLAAYRMAQFQGLPTILVILAVVVGVYTYYTSKTVGGRYLYAVGGNEKAAKMSGVNTNRVLFFAFTNMAFLSAVAALVCVARFNSAAPTAGKNYEMDAIASCYIGGASAYGGTGTVMGAVIGAVFMGLLNNGMSIMGVDSNWQQAIKGLVLLAAVAFDVISKKKSR; encoded by the coding sequence GTGAATAGTGTAAAGGATGTACTGAAGAAAAATACAATGTTATTTATACTGCTGATCGTCGCATTGTTTTTCGGATGGAAGACGAACGGGGTGTTATTTGACCCTCAGAATGTGACAAACCTGATCGCCCAGAACGGCCATGTAGTCATACTGGCAGTCGGCATGCTTTTGTGTATTCTGACCGGCGGTAACATCGATCTCTCGGTCGGATCCGTCGTGGCGTTTATCGGGGCTGTGGCAGGGAAGCTTATGGTCACGTACAAGATGAACTTTGGACTCGTTATCGTGATATGCCTTGTGCTCGGCATTTTGATCGGCATGTGGCAGGGATTCTGGATCGCATACATACGGATCCCGTCCTTTATCGTGACGCTTGCGGGAATGCTCCTTTGGAGGGGCGTGGCGCTGATCATCTTAGACGGCCTGACGATATCGCCGTTTCCCGATGACTTCAAGATGATCTTCAACAGTTATATCGCCAATCCTTTCGGGGGCAGCATCAATCTGATGTGCTTGCTGGCCGCGGTGCTCGCCTGTCTCGCTTATATCTTTGTAGTTGTCAACAGCAGAAGAAACAGGCAGAGAAAAGGCTACGCCGTAGAAAAGCTGGCGCCGTCGGTCGGAAAAACCGCAGTTATCTGTCTCGTGATCCTTTTGGCAGCTTACCGTATGGCGCAGTTCCAGGGGCTTCCGACGATACTTGTCATTCTGGCTGTCGTTGTCGGTGTGTACACATATTATACGTCGAAAACAGTGGGCGGCCGTTATCTGTATGCAGTCGGCGGTAATGAAAAGGCGGCGAAGATGAGCGGGGTCAATACGAACCGTGTCTTGTTCTTTGCATTTACCAACATGGCATTTTTAAGCGCCGTGGCCGCGCTTGTCTGTGTGGCCAGGTTTAACTCGGCGGCGCCGACGGCAGGAAAGAACTATGAGATGGACGCGATCGCTTCCTGCTACATCGGCGGGGCTTCTGCCTACGGCGGTACCGGTACGGTCATGGGAGCTGTGATCGGCGCGGTATTTATGGGACTGCTGAACAACGGGATGTCGATCATGGGTGTGGATTCTAACTGGCAGCAGGCGATCAAGGGGCTTGTACTTCTGGCGGCGGTTGCCTTTGACGTGATATCAAAGAAAAAGAGCAGATAA
- a CDS encoding 6-phosphogluconolactonase: MDLKKLYEWCSIPAEELPGRTDLKVPFRIVKDSHELGSVMARDLVEEIRKANEEQRSFRLIVPCGPKEWYGPFTEMVNAGNVSLRNMVCYHMDENLDWEGKLLPKEDPNNFRTFMERYFYGGIKEELQVLPENRHFLTPYNMQEMSEMIAGTEIDYTLGGWGQDGHVAFNQANRNPYVEVSLDDLRGSTARIQNNNNDTILALAQRGLGGAWQFMPPMSITLGVKECMKAKKIRVYSATGAWKQTALRVALFSEPTVEYPMTLLQEHPDALITATEETAAHPISEHPEWEFRRVNSK; this comes from the coding sequence ATGGATCTAAAGAAATTATATGAGTGGTGCAGTATTCCGGCAGAAGAGCTGCCGGGGAGAACTGACTTAAAAGTACCCTTCAGGATCGTAAAGGATTCTCATGAACTGGGCAGTGTGATGGCCCGTGACCTCGTGGAAGAGATCAGGAAAGCCAATGAAGAACAGCGCAGCTTCCGGCTGATCGTGCCGTGCGGCCCGAAGGAATGGTATGGTCCGTTCACGGAAATGGTCAATGCCGGGAACGTATCACTTCGGAATATGGTCTGCTACCATATGGATGAAAACCTGGACTGGGAAGGAAAATTACTGCCGAAGGAGGACCCGAATAATTTCCGTACCTTCATGGAGCGGTATTTCTACGGAGGGATCAAAGAGGAACTACAGGTTCTGCCGGAAAACAGGCATTTTCTGACCCCGTACAATATGCAGGAGATGTCGGAGATGATCGCCGGCACGGAGATAGACTATACGCTGGGCGGCTGGGGACAGGACGGGCATGTGGCATTTAACCAGGCGAACCGCAATCCCTATGTGGAAGTGTCGCTGGACGACCTGCGCGGTTCGACCGCAAGGATACAGAATAATAACAACGATACGATTCTGGCGCTGGCCCAGCGGGGGCTTGGAGGCGCGTGGCAGTTTATGCCCCCCATGTCCATTACACTGGGGGTGAAGGAATGCATGAAGGCGAAAAAGATAAGGGTCTATTCGGCGACCGGAGCGTGGAAGCAGACGGCCCTTAGGGTGGCGCTCTTTTCAGAGCCGACGGTGGAATACCCGATGACTCTGCTGCAGGAACATCCGGACGCGCTCATTACGGCAACAGAAGAAACCGCGGCGCATCCTATCAGTGAACATCCGGAGTGGGAGTTCAGGAGGGTAAACAGCAAATAA
- a CDS encoding carbohydrate kinase family protein — translation MTYDKIIATGGIGTGMLFLSGQQETLGRSESRSVTLSPAKDYCKQQIVLYYTAALLRETIPVYPIGCVGNDSMGDSILEEMRRQGMDVTYISQSPDVPTTISVCLQYPDRETCNFTADNSASGLVTPEYILRAMEDIGVDEKSIVCAVPEIPVDSRAAMMKEAKRRGALTVLSVPVSEAEEFAQRSIYRYVDILAVNMEEAQAAAGSRSEGRELLLELSKLLCSLNPHLAILMTCGKDGAYTFAGQTAEKVPPLLCSALNTTGAGDAFLGGTLAGLARGMKLQKGCEDRNFGESELKSAPELGTICAGMAVECEDSIAFHVGPETIREMIQNRGWKADARFAG, via the coding sequence ATGACATATGACAAGATTATAGCGACCGGAGGAATCGGCACCGGCATGCTGTTTCTGAGTGGTCAGCAGGAAACACTGGGCCGGAGCGAGTCACGCTCGGTGACGCTCAGTCCGGCCAAAGATTATTGCAAACAGCAGATCGTCCTGTATTATACAGCAGCTCTCTTAAGAGAGACCATTCCGGTCTATCCCATCGGCTGCGTCGGCAATGACAGCATGGGGGATTCGATCCTTGAGGAAATGCGGCGGCAGGGGATGGATGTCACTTATATATCCCAAAGTCCGGACGTTCCGACGACCATCAGTGTCTGTCTCCAGTATCCGGACAGAGAGACGTGCAACTTTACAGCGGATAACAGCGCGTCAGGCCTCGTCACACCGGAGTATATCCTACGCGCGATGGAAGACATAGGAGTGGATGAAAAGTCCATTGTCTGCGCTGTACCTGAGATCCCGGTTGACTCCCGCGCGGCAATGATGAAGGAAGCCAAACGGCGGGGAGCTCTTACCGTGCTGTCGGTGCCGGTGTCTGAAGCCGAAGAATTTGCACAGCGCTCTATATACCGGTACGTGGATATTCTGGCTGTTAATATGGAAGAGGCGCAGGCGGCTGCCGGAAGCCGTTCAGAGGGGAGGGAACTGCTCCTTGAGCTGTCGAAGCTGCTTTGCAGCTTAAATCCTCATCTGGCCATCCTGATGACATGCGGTAAAGACGGAGCCTATACATTTGCCGGACAGACTGCAGAAAAAGTACCGCCGCTGCTTTGCAGCGCCTTAAATACGACCGGAGCCGGGGACGCATTTCTGGGCGGTACGCTGGCAGGGCTTGCCCGCGGCATGAAGCTGCAGAAGGGCTGTGAGGACCGGAACTTCGGGGAATCGGAGCTTAAGAGCGCCCCGGAGCTTGGCACCATCTGCGCCGGGATGGCAGTAGAATGTGAGGACAGCATTGCATTTCATGTAGGGCCGGAAACGATCAGAGAAATGATCCAAAACAGAGGCTGGAAGGCGGATGCCCGCTTTGCCGGTTAG
- a CDS encoding aldose epimerase family protein, giving the protein MKDIKVESFGKLAGGQEAFLYTMTNKNGMRIKVTDFGAAAEAVLLPQRSGKHRDVLLGFDSAAGYENTGLYLGATIGRYAGQIRGGSFWLNGEQYHLPVNDHENTLHGGARGFDKHCFTAVPDEENNRVAFHAFIEDGEEGFPGNLEVESSYELTDDDEIIMVHTARTDKDTVLNMTNHSYYNLDGHTGGSIEDHRLKIYSDQFLELAGDCCPNGNVLAAAGTPMDFHDMTRIGERIGQPYPQLIISGGYDHNWNITGPAGRLKKVAELESSRGDVRMEMFSDLPGLQFYSGNYLDGSEKGKEGCAYNFRGGLCLEPQYYPAAPNYRQFPPAVLRKNETYRHTIKVKFTYD; this is encoded by the coding sequence ATGAAAGATATAAAAGTCGAATCATTTGGAAAACTGGCGGGCGGACAGGAAGCCTTTCTATATACAATGACAAATAAAAATGGTATGCGAATTAAAGTCACAGATTTTGGCGCTGCCGCGGAAGCGGTCTTACTTCCGCAGCGGTCCGGAAAGCACAGAGATGTTCTGCTTGGTTTTGACAGCGCCGCCGGGTATGAGAACACGGGACTTTACCTTGGCGCGACGATAGGCCGGTACGCCGGACAGATACGCGGCGGAAGCTTTTGGCTAAACGGTGAGCAGTATCATCTGCCTGTGAATGACCATGAAAATACGCTTCACGGAGGGGCACGCGGCTTTGACAAGCACTGCTTCACCGCCGTGCCCGACGAAGAGAACAACCGCGTAGCATTTCATGCCTTCATCGAAGACGGAGAGGAAGGATTTCCGGGAAATCTGGAAGTGGAATCCAGTTATGAGCTGACCGATGACGATGAGATCATAATGGTACACACCGCACGCACCGATAAGGATACGGTGCTGAATATGACGAATCACAGCTATTATAATCTGGACGGACATACGGGCGGGAGTATCGAAGACCACAGACTGAAAATTTACAGTGACCAGTTTCTCGAGCTGGCCGGTGACTGCTGTCCTAATGGCAATGTTCTCGCGGCAGCGGGAACGCCGATGGATTTTCACGACATGACAAGAATCGGAGAGCGGATCGGACAGCCGTACCCGCAGCTTATCATAAGCGGGGGATACGACCACAACTGGAATATAACCGGACCGGCGGGGCGGCTTAAGAAAGTCGCTGAGCTTGAGAGCAGCAGAGGCGACGTGCGCATGGAGATGTTTTCAGATCTGCCGGGGCTTCAGTTTTACAGCGGCAATTATCTGGACGGCAGTGAGAAAGGAAAAGAAGGCTGCGCCTACAATTTCCGCGGCGGTCTGTGCCTGGAGCCGCAATATTACCCGGCGGCCCCGAATTACAGACAGTTTCCGCCGGCGGTGCTCAGGAAAAATGAGACGTACCGGCATACGATCAAAGTGAAATTTACATACGACTGA
- a CDS encoding ROK family transcriptional regulator, whose product MKKGGKPEDLGEANRMLILNCLRLYGCMSKADLARRLGMSFPAISANVKILIEQGHVRESGEGDNSLGRKSMLLSFNEEMGFVIGVDIGRFWIRVMVADLMGKVLGYVKAPAVSGGEAEELYDAVVDVIRQALIKSGKTEKEILCIGIGMPGVIRDDTILLAPYFPSVELKKFKQRIKDEFDTELILENSVNMGAIGEQAEGAGKGYDNFIVINYGVGVGSALVLNRKIYSGSHNAAGEIGYMVAEPMKLRDSFDEVGVLESIISKEKIEKFISHDNFQKEVELLVEKYRANDLYVRSVLDEISINIGVTLINLCAALDLEAVIISGGLGTAFGNIFIDTWRSMLGNHIPFPPDILLSELDNKEGVLGAIHKSIEHLFSADTII is encoded by the coding sequence ATGAAAAAGGGAGGCAAACCAGAAGATCTTGGCGAGGCGAATAGAATGTTGATTCTGAACTGCCTTCGTTTATATGGATGCATGTCAAAAGCAGATCTGGCGAGACGGCTTGGAATGAGCTTTCCCGCTATTTCGGCAAATGTGAAGATATTAATAGAGCAAGGTCATGTCAGAGAGTCCGGAGAAGGCGACAACTCACTGGGACGAAAGTCCATGCTGCTGTCATTTAACGAGGAGATGGGGTTTGTCATCGGCGTTGACATCGGCAGATTCTGGATCCGTGTTATGGTTGCCGACTTGATGGGAAAAGTGCTCGGCTACGTAAAAGCCCCCGCCGTCTCAGGAGGCGAAGCAGAGGAGCTTTATGATGCGGTAGTCGATGTCATCAGGCAGGCCTTGATAAAAAGCGGAAAGACAGAGAAAGAAATACTCTGTATAGGCATAGGAATGCCTGGCGTGATCAGAGATGATACGATCCTGCTGGCGCCGTATTTTCCAAGCGTTGAACTGAAAAAGTTTAAACAGCGCATCAAAGACGAATTTGATACAGAGCTGATACTTGAAAACAGCGTAAACATGGGCGCGATCGGCGAACAGGCCGAAGGAGCGGGAAAAGGATACGATAATTTCATTGTCATTAACTATGGCGTCGGCGTAGGCTCGGCTCTTGTTTTAAACAGAAAGATATATTCCGGCAGCCATAACGCCGCCGGAGAGATCGGATACATGGTGGCAGAACCCATGAAGCTCAGGGATTCATTTGACGAAGTGGGAGTGCTGGAAAGTATCATATCAAAAGAGAAGATCGAAAAGTTTATCTCTCACGACAACTTTCAAAAGGAGGTTGAACTGCTGGTGGAGAAGTACCGGGCAAATGATCTGTACGTCCGCTCGGTTTTAGACGAGATATCGATCAACATCGGCGTGACGCTCATAAACTTGTGCGCGGCGCTTGACCTTGAGGCGGTTATCATTTCAGGCGGTCTTGGAACAGCGTTTGGAAATATATTTATCGATACGTGGCGTTCCATGCTCGGTAATCACATCCCGTTTCCACCGGATATTCTCCTCTCTGAACTGGATAATAAAGAAGGCGTTTTAGGGGCGATACATAAGAGTATTGAGCACCTGTTTTCAGCAGATACGATAATTTAA
- a CDS encoding DUF3298 and DUF4163 domain-containing protein, whose translation MQTIYNKTLKDTLYYNDIAVFTYKIDYPFFLTACGTSAAHGINRHYEAKAEKLEHYCRTALYEEAVESARYIQKNFPPFHSYELLEVYTVTYNDSGITSLYTDQYTYMGGAHGATVRTADTWNFSSGRPMALREFYPDTPDFRESVISCIEEQTKQRLEDAPSTYFDNYPELIRSNFHPENYYMNADGIVIFFQQYDIAPYSSGIPEFELHFQDSSAC comes from the coding sequence ATGCAGACGATCTATAACAAGACGCTTAAAGACACACTCTATTACAATGATATCGCCGTATTCACTTACAAAATAGACTACCCCTTCTTCCTCACTGCGTGCGGCACATCCGCAGCACACGGCATCAACAGGCACTATGAGGCGAAGGCGGAAAAACTGGAGCATTACTGCAGGACCGCCTTGTATGAAGAAGCCGTTGAAAGCGCACGGTATATACAGAAGAACTTTCCTCCGTTTCACAGCTATGAACTCCTGGAAGTGTATACGGTCACTTACAACGATAGCGGCATCACCAGCCTTTATACCGACCAATATACATATATGGGCGGAGCCCACGGGGCGACTGTGCGGACTGCGGATACGTGGAATTTCTCTTCAGGCCGGCCGATGGCGCTTCGCGAATTTTACCCGGATACGCCCGATTTCCGGGAATCTGTCATAAGCTGTATCGAAGAACAGACGAAGCAGCGGCTTGAAGACGCCCCTTCCACATATTTTGACAATTATCCTGAACTGATCCGCAGTAATTTTCACCCGGAAAATTATTATATGAACGCAGACGGCATCGTCATATTCTTTCAGCAGTATGATATTGCTCCTTATTCCAGCGGGATTCCGGAATTTGAACTGCATTTTCAGGATTCGTCAGCCTGTTAA
- a CDS encoding NisI/SpaI family lantibiotic immunity lipoprotein, translated as MKNIESARRRFRKAVIVLCSISAACVMTGCSAVSGMIDQVTGTKEECRIHEKDVTEFTYKGKVYTILQDTVSEKELGTWVGCIRKLAVLDRENNLITEVDAVNSPVKDLAKVSEDNPEAAYTLSYGNVYLDKQDGGDRLIVGIDGTWHKAVAKELLQEKDIVFQVREYNPAEDTVSIASGNCTEIIYGTVVYQITEEVIPGEKVDTYLGMLAKNIVFDETTKRPLSRAELSRIDWTGKETAGQKRVEWFFGDVCAVSGTDTEEAVAVEINSEYRLAKAVR; from the coding sequence ATGAAGAATATAGAGTCAGCGCGGAGAAGGTTCAGAAAGGCTGTCATTGTTTTATGCAGTATATCAGCCGCCTGCGTCATGACCGGATGTTCCGCCGTAAGCGGCATGATAGATCAAGTTACGGGGACAAAGGAAGAATGCAGGATCCATGAGAAAGACGTAACAGAATTTACTTATAAGGGAAAGGTCTATACAATTTTGCAGGATACCGTTTCTGAAAAGGAACTGGGAACCTGGGTAGGCTGCATACGGAAGCTGGCCGTCTTAGACCGTGAAAATAATCTTATCACAGAGGTAGATGCGGTCAACTCACCGGTGAAAGATCTGGCAAAAGTTTCAGAAGATAACCCGGAGGCCGCATATACACTCTCCTACGGAAACGTATATCTGGATAAGCAGGACGGTGGGGACCGTCTCATCGTCGGCATAGACGGGACATGGCATAAAGCGGTAGCAAAAGAACTGCTGCAGGAGAAGGACATTGTATTTCAGGTCCGTGAATACAATCCTGCAGAAGACACCGTGTCTATCGCTTCGGGTAACTGTACAGAGATAATATATGGTACAGTCGTTTACCAGATCACAGAGGAAGTCATACCCGGGGAAAAAGTGGATACGTATCTTGGGATGCTGGCAAAGAATATCGTGTTCGATGAGACGACAAAACGTCCGCTGTCAAGGGCAGAACTGTCCCGGATCGACTGGACCGGGAAGGAAACGGCAGGGCAGAAGCGTGTGGAATGGTTTTTCGGGGATGTCTGCGCTGTGTCCGGAACCGATACAGAGGAGGCTGTCGCCGTTGAGATCAACAGTGAATACAGGCTGGCAAAAGCGGTCAGGTAA
- a CDS encoding YjdF family protein produces MDKVSVTVSVYFEEPFWVGVVERVTEEGLTACKVTFGAEPRSYEVYAFFLENYYRLRFSPAVEAAVRKTHVNPKRMQRKVHEQMEDKGPGTRSQQALKLQHEQMKTERKVLTKEQKEADKLRKFELKQQKKKEKHRGR; encoded by the coding sequence ATGGACAAAGTATCGGTAACGGTCAGTGTATATTTTGAGGAACCATTCTGGGTAGGAGTGGTGGAGAGAGTGACAGAAGAAGGGCTGACGGCCTGCAAGGTTACATTCGGAGCAGAGCCCAGGTCTTACGAAGTATATGCTTTCTTTCTCGAAAATTACTACAGACTGCGATTCAGTCCGGCTGTGGAGGCCGCTGTAAGAAAGACGCATGTAAATCCAAAACGGATGCAGCGCAAGGTGCATGAGCAGATGGAGGATAAAGGGCCGGGAACGCGGTCCCAGCAGGCGCTGAAACTGCAGCATGAGCAGATGAAAACAGAGCGGAAAGTGCTCACAAAAGAGCAGAAGGAAGCTGACAAACTGCGGAAATTTGAACTGAAACAGCAAAAGAAAAAGGAAAAGCACCGGGGCAGATAA
- a CDS encoding TfoX/Sxy family protein — protein MASSREFVEYVADQLLGAGEITYRKMFGEYGMYCDGKIVALICQDQLFIKITEAGRNAWPGLEEAPPYEGAKPYFLIEELDERERLCTLVKETYRELPAPGPKKKRAERKKNGKEKDGKAGL, from the coding sequence ATGGCTTCAAGCAGAGAATTTGTAGAATATGTCGCGGACCAGCTCTTGGGAGCAGGAGAGATCACTTACCGGAAAATGTTCGGAGAGTACGGAATGTACTGTGACGGAAAGATCGTCGCGCTGATCTGTCAGGACCAGCTTTTCATAAAGATCACGGAAGCCGGACGTAACGCCTGGCCCGGTCTTGAGGAGGCGCCGCCCTACGAGGGGGCAAAACCATATTTTCTCATAGAGGAGCTTGACGAGAGGGAACGTCTGTGCACATTAGTGAAAGAGACATACAGAGAGCTGCCTGCGCCCGGGCCGAAGAAGAAACGGGCGGAAAGGAAAAAGAATGGAAAAGAAAAAGACGGCAAAGCTGGATTATAA
- a CDS encoding GyrI-like domain-containing protein — MEKKKTAKLDYKKEYKDLYLPGTKPVIIDVPEMVFIQVEGEGDPNTSAAYKNAMEVLYGLSFGIKMSKMSGSQPDGYFEYVVPPLEGLWWMEGGAYIGTEKLAGLKDQFRWISMIRQPEFVTPDVFAWAKDTLKKKKPDIDLSRTKLVTYTEGLCCQVMHIGPYDDEPASVRKLEQFVEDNGYRCDIGEERRHHEIYLGDPRRTKPERLRTVIRHPVKKF, encoded by the coding sequence ATGGAAAAGAAAAAGACGGCAAAGCTGGATTATAAAAAGGAGTACAAGGACTTATATCTTCCCGGGACAAAGCCTGTCATAATTGATGTTCCGGAGATGGTCTTTATACAAGTGGAAGGAGAAGGAGACCCAAATACATCGGCCGCGTATAAAAACGCGATGGAGGTGTTATATGGTCTGTCCTTTGGAATCAAGATGAGCAAGATGAGCGGCAGCCAGCCCGATGGATATTTTGAGTATGTCGTTCCGCCGCTGGAAGGATTGTGGTGGATGGAAGGAGGAGCTTATATCGGAACGGAAAAGCTGGCGGGGCTTAAGGACCAGTTCCGGTGGATCTCCATGATCCGCCAGCCGGAGTTTGTCACACCGGACGTATTTGCATGGGCCAAGGATACTCTGAAGAAAAAGAAACCGGACATTGATCTTTCCCGGACAAAGCTTGTGACGTACACAGAAGGTCTCTGCTGCCAGGTGATGCACATAGGGCCGTACGACGATGAGCCGGCTTCGGTCCGGAAGCTGGAGCAATTTGTGGAGGACAACGGATACAGGTGCGATATAGGAGAGGAACGCCGCCACCATGAGATCTATCTCGGCGACCCGAGGCGGACAAAACCGGAGCGGCTGAGGACTGTGATCCGGCATCCGGTGAAAAAGTTCTGA